Proteins found in one Arthrobacter pascens genomic segment:
- the ribD gene encoding bifunctional diaminohydroxyphosphoribosylaminopyrimidine deaminase/5-amino-6-(5-phosphoribosylamino)uracil reductase RibD: protein MDAALEAALRGPRGANPLVGAVVVDANGRQLVTGFHRGAGTAHAEADAIAQAAAAGIDLRGSTMVVTLEPCNHCGRTGPCAQAIISAGITDVIYAVDDPHDPAAGGAATLRGAGIRVRSGLAAGEALELNRHWFQAVAAKRPFVTLHIAQTLDSRIAAEDGTSQWISCPESLADNHGLRGRIDAILVGTQTVLVDNPRLTARDASGTPAGHQPLRAVMGLRDIPADAAVRGEDGRVLHLPTRDPREALSQLYTAGIRHLMVEGGSRILSAFLTAGLVDELIVYLAPTLLGSGTPALNGLGISTLAEAQQWEWDQADGGSVRSLGRDLRLHLRPQHTESLEPQPLRAGAEPAMGGY from the coding sequence ATGGACGCGGCGCTCGAAGCAGCCCTGCGGGGGCCGCGCGGAGCGAACCCGCTGGTGGGCGCCGTCGTCGTTGATGCCAACGGCCGGCAGCTGGTGACCGGGTTCCACCGCGGCGCTGGCACCGCACATGCGGAGGCGGATGCGATCGCCCAGGCGGCTGCCGCCGGGATTGACCTCCGCGGTTCCACCATGGTGGTCACGCTGGAACCCTGCAACCATTGCGGCCGTACGGGCCCCTGCGCCCAAGCGATCATCAGTGCGGGCATCACTGACGTCATCTACGCCGTCGATGATCCGCACGATCCTGCGGCCGGCGGGGCGGCCACCCTTCGGGGAGCCGGTATCAGGGTACGGAGCGGGCTGGCCGCCGGCGAGGCCCTGGAGCTGAACCGCCACTGGTTCCAGGCGGTCGCGGCGAAGCGCCCGTTCGTCACCCTGCACATCGCCCAGACGCTGGACAGCCGCATCGCGGCGGAGGACGGGACCAGCCAATGGATTTCCTGCCCCGAATCGCTCGCCGACAACCACGGGCTGAGGGGCCGGATCGACGCCATCCTGGTGGGCACCCAGACCGTGCTGGTGGACAACCCGAGGCTGACCGCCCGCGATGCATCCGGAACCCCGGCAGGACACCAGCCGCTGCGGGCGGTGATGGGACTGCGGGACATTCCGGCGGACGCCGCCGTGCGGGGGGAAGACGGCCGGGTGCTCCATCTGCCCACGCGTGATCCCCGGGAAGCGCTCTCGCAGCTCTACACGGCCGGAATCCGGCACCTTATGGTGGAAGGCGGTTCCCGGATCCTCAGTGCTTTCCTGACGGCGGGACTCGTTGACGAGCTCATTGTGTATCTGGCTCCTACCTTGCTTGGTTCCGGAACACCTGCCCTGAACGGACTGGGAATCAGCACCCTCGCGGAGGCCCAGCAATGGGAATGGGACCAGGCCGACGGCGGGTCGGTACGGTCCCTGGGCCGTGACCTGAGGCTGCACCTGCGTCCGCAACACACTGAATCTTTGGAACCACAACCCCTCCGCGCCGGCGCGGAACCAGCCATGGGAGGCTACTGA